A single window of Priestia filamentosa DNA harbors:
- a CDS encoding DUF4241 domain-containing protein: MQELLSFLLHEKENLYYQSIENITIISGNIVACDPNFFEEGTAFQKNVQPGSYPVSLLLDKENSVAGALITFSTQKPVRFEMATKPGQHIKNLKKNMIFGHPVDTGLSCFADGSAVLKMEELERQKINELGDDFISFYDDILEEKLEEHDDMWGNLILDEEYNLNALIFSSGYGDGFYASYWGINEKGNVVSLVTDFNIM, translated from the coding sequence ATGCAAGAGCTACTTTCTTTTCTTCTTCATGAGAAAGAAAACCTATACTATCAATCTATCGAGAACATTACCATTATATCTGGAAATATCGTTGCATGTGATCCTAACTTTTTTGAGGAAGGTACCGCTTTCCAAAAAAACGTTCAACCTGGCTCATATCCTGTTTCTTTACTATTAGATAAAGAAAACTCTGTCGCCGGAGCTCTTATTACGTTTTCAACTCAAAAGCCAGTTCGCTTTGAAATGGCAACAAAACCTGGTCAACATATTAAAAATCTTAAGAAAAATATGATTTTTGGCCATCCTGTTGATACAGGTTTAAGCTGTTTTGCTGATGGAAGTGCTGTACTAAAGATGGAAGAGCTCGAAAGACAGAAAATCAACGAGCTTGGAGATGACTTTATTAGCTTCTATGATGACATTCTAGAAGAAAAACTTGAAGAACACGATGATATGTGGGGAAATTTAATCCTTGATGAAGAATATAACCTTAATGCCCTAATCTTCTCTTCCGGATATGGAGATGGATTTTATGCCTCATATTGGGGAATTAATGAAAAAGGAAATGTTGTTTCTCTTGTGACAGATTTTAATATTATGTAA
- the licT gene encoding BglG family transcription antiterminator LicT: protein MRIKKIFNNNVILSESEHNQEIVVMGRGLAFQKKAGDEVEEEKIEKTFVIHSESTANKLSELLKDIPFLHLEVSNDIIELAQEKLSCQLNETVYLSLTDHIHFALTRFKEGLIIKNPLLWEVKKFYKDEHAVALLALDLIEERTGIRLPEDESASIALHLFNARQDSSGMEETMEMTNIVNSVVNIVNYHYGISFDEESINYNRFITHLRYFAYRMLRGELEHDEEENSLYEQVKNQYPAADECTKKVQKYLQKEYNVKMTKDELSYFIIHIHRVSNREKNK from the coding sequence ATGCGCATAAAGAAAATTTTTAACAATAACGTTATTCTTTCAGAAAGTGAACATAATCAAGAAATAGTTGTAATGGGAAGAGGACTCGCTTTTCAAAAGAAAGCAGGAGACGAAGTTGAGGAAGAGAAGATTGAAAAAACATTCGTTATTCACTCAGAATCTACTGCTAACAAATTATCTGAACTTCTCAAAGATATTCCGTTTCTCCACTTAGAAGTATCAAATGACATTATTGAATTAGCTCAAGAAAAACTATCATGTCAGCTTAATGAGACGGTATACCTTTCATTAACAGATCATATTCATTTCGCACTAACCCGCTTTAAAGAAGGACTTATCATTAAGAACCCGCTTTTATGGGAAGTTAAGAAATTTTATAAAGATGAACACGCTGTTGCCCTTCTTGCACTAGATTTGATTGAAGAACGTACAGGCATTCGTTTACCAGAAGATGAAAGCGCATCAATTGCTCTTCACCTTTTCAATGCCCGCCAAGATTCATCAGGTATGGAAGAGACAATGGAAATGACAAATATCGTGAATAGTGTTGTAAATATTGTGAACTATCACTACGGTATTTCCTTTGATGAAGAGTCTATTAATTACAATCGTTTTATTACACACTTACGCTATTTTGCTTATCGAATGCTACGCGGGGAGCTTGAGCATGATGAAGAAGAAAATTCTCTCTATGAGCAAGTGAAAAATCAGTATCCTGCAGCAGATGAATGTACAAAAAAAGTACAGAAATATTTACAAAAAGAGTATAATGTTAAAATGACGAAAGATGAGTTATCATACTTTATTATCCACATTCATAGAGTTTCTAATCGAGAAAAAAATAAATAA
- a CDS encoding beta-glucoside-specific PTS transporter subunit IIABC: MDNKQLGNEIVELVGGEGNIISLVHCATRLRFKLRKHSEANKDALTNHPEVITVVEKGGQFQVVVGNRVGKVYSEIMKNHAIKGGDEGAEGGGEKVSVVSRVFEYISGTFSPLIPALAGAGMIKALLAVLTLLNVLDAKSTTYAVLNAASGGVFYFLPVFVGITAARKLNANPFVGGAIAAGLLEPNFTALIEQSGNINFLNIPLLAIDYSSTVFPMLIAIAIYAMLEKVLKKYTPDTIQLFFVPMISLLIMVPLTALAFGPFAEYVSAGIGSGIVFMLDKSAILTGILIAAAWPILVILGVHWGITPISIANFSRGGDMINPITAAATFAQMGIALGVYLRARKNKNLQSLSIAALLSGLFAGVTEPILYGIILRYKKLIPILLASGGLGGAFIAVFDVRVFTFVFNSMFTIPAYSPMVGYVIGISISFAAATILTFIIGAEGKKKEGKKEEGKAEVAATAEPAVTNMKNSQKTELSSPLVGEMVPLENVEDPVFSSGAMGKGVAVEPTEGIVYAPFDGEVSILFPTKHAIGLKSDDGIELLIHVGLDTVQLDGKHFSAYVSQGEKVKKGTKLVTFDIEGIQKEGYQTTTPVIVTNTDQYLDVVPSTFKHVNSKEPVFTVIK; this comes from the coding sequence ATGGATAACAAGCAGCTTGGTAATGAAATTGTAGAACTAGTTGGTGGAGAAGGCAACATTATATCCCTTGTCCATTGTGCAACACGCCTTCGCTTTAAGCTTCGAAAGCATAGCGAAGCAAATAAAGATGCCCTAACGAATCACCCAGAAGTGATTACAGTTGTTGAAAAGGGAGGGCAGTTTCAAGTTGTAGTTGGAAACCGCGTTGGAAAAGTATACAGCGAGATTATGAAAAACCATGCGATCAAAGGTGGGGATGAAGGAGCAGAAGGCGGCGGAGAAAAGGTTAGCGTTGTCTCTCGCGTCTTTGAATATATTTCAGGCACGTTCTCGCCGCTTATTCCCGCTTTAGCAGGAGCAGGGATGATTAAAGCCCTCCTTGCCGTGTTAACTCTTTTAAACGTGTTGGATGCTAAAAGTACAACATATGCCGTTTTAAATGCCGCATCTGGAGGAGTATTTTACTTTCTCCCAGTCTTTGTCGGTATTACAGCAGCACGGAAATTAAATGCAAATCCATTTGTAGGGGGAGCCATTGCAGCAGGACTTTTGGAACCTAATTTTACGGCTCTTATTGAACAGAGTGGAAATATAAACTTTTTAAATATTCCACTTCTTGCAATTGATTACTCTTCAACGGTTTTCCCGATGCTGATTGCGATTGCGATTTATGCGATGCTTGAGAAAGTATTAAAAAAGTACACGCCAGATACAATTCAATTATTCTTTGTACCAATGATCAGCTTGCTTATTATGGTTCCTTTGACAGCGCTTGCATTCGGTCCTTTTGCTGAATATGTAAGTGCCGGCATTGGATCAGGCATTGTCTTTATGCTAGATAAATCAGCAATTCTTACAGGGATTTTAATTGCTGCTGCTTGGCCAATCCTCGTTATTTTAGGGGTTCACTGGGGAATTACGCCAATTTCGATTGCAAACTTTTCACGTGGCGGAGATATGATTAACCCAATTACAGCAGCTGCCACATTTGCTCAAATGGGAATTGCACTTGGTGTTTACCTTCGCGCTCGCAAAAACAAAAATTTGCAGTCCCTTTCAATTGCTGCCCTTTTATCAGGACTATTCGCAGGGGTAACAGAGCCCATTCTTTACGGAATTATCCTACGCTATAAAAAGCTTATACCAATCTTACTTGCATCAGGTGGACTTGGAGGGGCCTTTATTGCAGTGTTCGATGTAAGAGTCTTTACATTTGTATTTAACAGCATGTTTACAATTCCTGCTTATTCTCCAATGGTAGGATATGTGATTGGAATTAGTATTTCATTTGCAGCAGCAACTATTTTAACCTTTATTATCGGTGCTGAAGGTAAAAAGAAAGAAGGAAAAAAAGAAGAAGGAAAAGCAGAGGTAGCAGCAACTGCAGAACCTGCTGTGACTAATATGAAAAACAGTCAGAAGACTGAACTTTCTTCTCCATTAGTGGGAGAAATGGTTCCATTAGAAAATGTAGAAGACCCTGTTTTTTCAAGCGGCGCAATGGGAAAAGGTGTAGCTGTTGAACCAACAGAAGGGATTGTATATGCACCGTTTGATGGAGAAGTATCTATTTTGTTTCCAACAAAGCATGCAATTGGCTTAAAAAGTGATGATGGGATCGAACTACTGATCCACGTTGGACTTGATACAGTACAGCTTGATGGCAAACATTTTTCAGCATACGTTTCTCAAGGAGAGAAAGTGAAAAAGGGAACTAAGCTTGTCACATTTGATATTGAAGGTATTCAAAAAGAAGGATACCAAACAACAACGCCTGTTATTGTAACAAATACAGATCAATATTTAGATGTTGTGCCATCAACATTTAAGCATGTGAATAGTAAAGAGCCTGTGTTTACCGTTATAAAATAA
- a CDS encoding glycoside hydrolase family 1 protein, with translation MATFKPTFPKNFYWGGATAANQIEGAFDKDGKGLSAADFVEYIPKEERTKDNAMEITSEQIRKTLSGESTGRFPKREGVDFYHRYKEDIALLAEMGFTAFRLSIHWSRIFPNGYDKEPNEAGLAFYDRVFDELAKYNIEPIVTLSHYETPYGLTEKYNGWAGREVIDHFVRYAETVFTRYKDKVKFWISFNEINVITLSPFTGGGIVSDREENPVQTKYQALHHQFVASALVTKRLHEINPEGKMGCMLARMSHYANTPNPEDVLKAQKDNQDNLFFTDVHARGEYPKYMERFFIENDIKIIKETGDDEIIKQYPVDYITISYYMSMLSSSAPEGERTDGNLMNSLKNPYLEASDWGWQIDPVGLRIVLNDMYDRYRLPIFIVENGLGAYDKVEEDGSIHDTYRIDYLRKHIEQMKEAIGDGVELLGYTSWGPIDLVSMSTSEMSKRYGYVYVDKDDDGNGTLDRKRKDSFYWYKKVIASNGEEL, from the coding sequence ATGGCTACATTTAAACCAACATTTCCAAAAAACTTTTACTGGGGTGGAGCAACTGCTGCTAACCAAATTGAAGGAGCATTTGATAAAGATGGAAAGGGATTATCAGCTGCAGACTTTGTAGAATATATTCCAAAAGAAGAGCGCACAAAAGATAATGCAATGGAAATCACCTCAGAACAAATTCGTAAAACACTTAGCGGCGAGAGTACAGGACGTTTTCCAAAACGTGAAGGAGTAGACTTCTATCATCGCTATAAAGAAGATATCGCTCTTCTTGCTGAAATGGGTTTTACAGCTTTTCGACTTTCTATTCACTGGTCAAGAATTTTTCCAAACGGCTATGATAAAGAGCCAAATGAAGCTGGTCTAGCTTTTTATGATCGCGTGTTTGATGAACTCGCAAAATATAACATTGAGCCAATTGTAACGTTATCTCATTATGAGACACCATACGGACTAACAGAGAAATATAATGGATGGGCAGGACGTGAAGTGATTGATCATTTTGTACGCTACGCGGAAACGGTCTTTACTCGCTACAAAGACAAAGTAAAGTTTTGGATTTCATTTAATGAAATTAACGTGATTACATTAAGTCCATTTACAGGAGGAGGGATTGTGTCAGACCGTGAGGAAAATCCCGTACAAACGAAATACCAAGCTCTTCACCATCAGTTTGTAGCAAGTGCTCTTGTGACGAAAAGATTGCATGAAATTAATCCAGAAGGAAAAATGGGTTGCATGCTAGCAAGAATGAGTCACTATGCAAATACACCAAACCCTGAAGATGTCTTAAAAGCTCAAAAAGACAATCAAGATAACTTGTTCTTTACAGATGTCCATGCAAGAGGAGAATATCCAAAATATATGGAGCGTTTCTTCATTGAAAATGATATTAAAATTATCAAAGAAACAGGAGACGATGAAATTATTAAACAGTATCCTGTTGACTATATTACAATTAGTTACTATATGTCTATGCTGTCATCCTCTGCTCCTGAGGGAGAGCGCACAGATGGAAACTTGATGAATTCTCTTAAAAATCCTTATTTAGAAGCATCTGATTGGGGTTGGCAAATTGACCCTGTTGGTTTGCGAATCGTGTTGAATGATATGTATGACCGCTATAGACTTCCAATCTTTATTGTTGAAAATGGCTTAGGTGCATATGACAAAGTAGAAGAAGACGGATCAATTCATGATACGTACCGTATTGATTATTTACGCAAGCACATTGAGCAAATGAAAGAAGCGATAGGAGATGGAGTGGAACTGCTTGGTTATACATCTTGGGGACCAATTGATTTAGTTTCGATGTCAACGAGCGAAATGTCTAAACGATATGGCTACGTTTACGTTGATAAAGATGATGATGGAAATGGTACATTAGACAGAAAGAGAAAAGATTCGTTTTATTGGTATAAGAAAGTCATCGCAAGCAATGGAGAAGAACTATAA
- a CDS encoding TetR/AcrR family transcriptional regulator — protein sequence MQNKRDKIMDAALELFAERGFNATTVPTIALNAEVGAGTIYRYFEHKEALVNAVFQRCVESFSHHLQENYPSDSGIREQFRHLFFKVVGFARDHVYAFSFLESQSNAPYLDSKSIDIFQEMMDFFYQFLEEGKKVNVIRSVPTEALFAIVYGAYVEIAKLLRKKILSESDQLMNSLEACCWDAVRV from the coding sequence ATGCAAAATAAGCGCGATAAAATTATGGATGCTGCACTCGAGCTTTTTGCAGAGCGAGGTTTTAACGCTACAACAGTTCCGACAATCGCTTTAAATGCTGAAGTAGGAGCAGGGACCATTTATCGTTATTTTGAGCATAAAGAAGCTCTTGTTAATGCTGTTTTTCAGCGGTGCGTAGAAAGCTTTTCACACCATTTACAAGAGAACTATCCGAGTGATTCCGGTATTAGAGAACAGTTTCGACACCTGTTTTTTAAAGTAGTTGGTTTTGCCCGAGATCACGTTTATGCTTTTTCATTTTTAGAAAGCCAAAGCAATGCGCCCTATTTAGATTCAAAAAGTATTGACATTTTCCAAGAAATGATGGATTTTTTCTATCAGTTTTTAGAGGAAGGAAAGAAAGTAAATGTTATTCGCTCTGTACCAACAGAAGCACTGTTTGCGATTGTGTACGGTGCATATGTTGAGATAGCAAAACTTTTGCGTAAAAAAATTCTTTCAGAAAGTGATCAACTTATGAATAGTTTAGAAGCGTGTTGTTGGGATGCGGTGAGAGTGTAG
- a CDS encoding bifunctional cytochrome P450/NADPH--P450 reductase: MEKERTIPQPKTYGPLGSLPLMDKDKPMQTFMKIGQELGPIFQFQFPHALGTFVSGHDLVAEVCDEEKFQKQLGVSLTSAREFAGDGLFTSYTEEPNWKKAHNILLPSFSQRAMKGYHHMMLDIATQLVEKWERLNKEEEIDVPEDMTRLTLDTIGLCGFGYRFNSFYREGAHPFVDSMVRALDESMNKMNRLPIQDKLMVRKKRQFQEDKMFMFELADEIIKERKKQGEVDGDDLLAHMLNGKDPETGEKLDDENIRYQMITFLIAGHETTSGLLSFAIYYLLKNPRVLKKAYKEVDEVLTGMPTYEDVRKLKYIRMILNEALRLWPTAPAFSLYAKEDIMLGGKYPIEKNQSVSVLLGNLHRDKRVWGENVEEFRPERFQDEEKIPHHAYKPFGNGQRACIGQQFALHEATLVLGMILQRFNIVDHRNYELKVKETLTLKPDNFTIKVSTREREYAALNEHKSENKAAEKVEQDVIIEEHNTPLLVLHGSNLGTAEGIANELAELGERYGFSTTIASLNSYSGKLPISGAVLIVSASYNGKAPDNATEFVNWLETSKNDLSGVHYAVFGCGDRNWASTYQRIPRVIDEKMTKLGAERIVDRGEGDASGDFELHLDEWKNQLTKKVKETFNVEETKEVAEKKGLNVTFVKENVQHPLVKTYKAQEAEILLNKELQREESGRSTRHIEISLPNGVSYKEGDHLGILPQNSAELVNRVLKRYGLDGSESIILEGDVYGLQHLPLNKPVRVRDVLTFNVELQEPVSRKALQELAEATVCPPHKYELEALLGDHYSENVTNKRLTMLSLLEKYEACELSFERFLTLCPPLKPRYYSISSSPLKSNQKASITVSVVEGKAWSGDGMYHGVASSYLAQCQAGEKVMMFINTPQSRFELPADESRPLIMVGPGTGVAPFRGFLQARSLLKEKGKTLGEAHLYFGCRNEAHDFIYKDELEKAESDGIVTLHTAFSRMESCDKTYVQHLIEQDAAEVISILVEKEGALYICGDGKSMAPAVESTLKKAYQDIKHKSEEEAERFLLDLEEQGRFAKDVWAG; the protein is encoded by the coding sequence ATGGAAAAAGAACGTACTATTCCACAACCTAAAACTTATGGACCGTTAGGCAGCTTGCCGCTTATGGATAAAGATAAGCCAATGCAAACATTTATGAAAATTGGTCAGGAACTAGGCCCTATTTTTCAATTTCAATTTCCACATGCTTTAGGAACATTTGTCTCGGGACATGATTTAGTTGCTGAAGTATGTGATGAAGAGAAGTTTCAAAAGCAGCTAGGAGTGTCTCTTACAAGCGCTAGAGAGTTTGCAGGTGACGGACTTTTTACAAGTTATACAGAAGAGCCGAATTGGAAAAAAGCCCATAATATTTTATTACCAAGTTTTAGTCAACGCGCAATGAAAGGTTATCATCATATGATGCTTGATATTGCAACACAGCTTGTTGAAAAATGGGAACGTCTAAATAAAGAAGAAGAAATTGATGTACCAGAAGATATGACTCGTCTAACATTGGATACAATTGGTCTTTGCGGTTTTGGTTATCGTTTCAATAGCTTCTACCGAGAAGGAGCTCATCCATTTGTAGATAGTATGGTAAGAGCATTGGATGAATCAATGAATAAAATGAATCGTTTACCTATTCAAGATAAGCTCATGGTGCGTAAAAAACGTCAATTTCAAGAGGACAAAATGTTCATGTTTGAACTCGCTGATGAGATTATTAAAGAGCGTAAAAAACAAGGGGAGGTAGATGGGGACGATCTTCTTGCCCATATGCTAAATGGAAAAGATCCTGAAACAGGAGAGAAACTAGATGATGAAAATATTCGCTACCAAATGATTACGTTTTTAATTGCGGGTCATGAAACAACGAGCGGTCTTTTATCATTTGCGATTTACTATCTTTTGAAAAATCCGCGCGTGCTCAAGAAAGCATACAAGGAAGTTGATGAAGTATTAACAGGAATGCCGACTTATGAAGATGTAAGAAAGTTAAAATATATTCGAATGATTTTAAATGAAGCCCTACGACTTTGGCCAACTGCTCCAGCTTTTTCTCTTTATGCGAAAGAGGATATTATGCTCGGAGGAAAATATCCAATAGAAAAGAACCAAAGCGTAAGCGTTCTTTTAGGAAATCTTCACCGAGACAAAAGAGTGTGGGGAGAAAATGTGGAAGAATTCCGACCAGAACGGTTCCAAGATGAAGAGAAAATTCCACATCATGCGTACAAACCGTTTGGAAATGGTCAGCGCGCATGTATTGGTCAACAGTTTGCACTGCATGAAGCAACGCTTGTACTAGGAATGATCCTGCAAAGATTTAATATTGTAGATCATAGAAACTACGAACTAAAAGTAAAAGAAACGTTAACATTAAAACCTGACAATTTTACAATTAAAGTAAGCACTCGCGAGCGCGAATATGCAGCTCTAAACGAGCATAAAAGCGAAAACAAAGCAGCTGAAAAAGTAGAACAAGACGTTATCATTGAAGAGCATAACACACCGCTTCTTGTTCTTCATGGATCAAATTTAGGCACTGCTGAAGGAATTGCAAATGAACTTGCTGAGCTTGGCGAGAGATACGGTTTCTCCACAACTATTGCCTCTTTGAACAGTTATAGTGGCAAGCTACCAATATCAGGCGCAGTCTTAATTGTTTCAGCTTCCTATAATGGAAAAGCTCCAGATAATGCAACGGAGTTTGTGAACTGGTTAGAAACGTCAAAAAATGATTTATCAGGTGTTCACTATGCTGTGTTTGGATGTGGTGACAGAAACTGGGCAAGTACGTATCAACGGATACCGAGAGTAATTGATGAAAAAATGACTAAGCTTGGTGCAGAACGGATTGTAGATAGAGGAGAAGGAGATGCAAGCGGCGACTTTGAGCTTCATCTCGATGAGTGGAAAAATCAATTGACGAAAAAAGTGAAAGAAACATTTAACGTCGAAGAAACGAAAGAAGTAGCAGAGAAAAAAGGATTGAACGTGACATTTGTAAAAGAAAACGTTCAGCATCCACTTGTCAAAACGTATAAAGCACAAGAAGCAGAAATTCTGTTAAATAAGGAGCTTCAGAGAGAAGAAAGTGGCAGAAGTACACGTCATATTGAAATCTCTTTACCAAATGGAGTTTCTTATAAGGAAGGAGATCACCTCGGTATTCTTCCGCAAAATAGTGCTGAGCTTGTTAATCGAGTATTGAAGCGTTACGGATTAGACGGCAGTGAAAGCATTATATTAGAAGGCGATGTATATGGACTTCAACACTTACCGTTGAATAAACCTGTAAGAGTGCGAGATGTTTTGACTTTTAATGTTGAATTGCAAGAACCTGTTTCAAGAAAAGCACTACAAGAGTTAGCAGAAGCAACCGTTTGTCCGCCGCATAAATATGAACTTGAAGCCCTTCTAGGAGATCACTATAGTGAAAACGTGACGAACAAACGATTAACAATGCTGTCTCTTCTTGAAAAATATGAAGCGTGTGAATTGTCATTTGAGCGCTTTTTAACACTTTGTCCACCGTTAAAACCGCGCTATTATTCTATTTCAAGTTCACCGCTTAAGAGCAATCAAAAAGCAAGTATTACAGTAAGTGTAGTAGAAGGAAAAGCATGGAGTGGAGATGGAATGTATCATGGTGTTGCTTCATCTTACCTTGCTCAATGTCAAGCAGGTGAAAAAGTGATGATGTTTATTAATACACCTCAGTCTCGGTTTGAGCTTCCAGCTGACGAAAGTAGACCACTTATTATGGTTGGACCAGGAACAGGCGTTGCTCCGTTCAGAGGATTTTTACAAGCCAGATCCCTGTTAAAAGAGAAAGGAAAAACACTCGGAGAAGCCCATCTTTACTTTGGTTGCCGAAATGAAGCCCATGATTTTATTTACAAAGATGAACTTGAAAAAGCAGAAAGTGACGGTATTGTAACCCTGCATACGGCATTTTCAAGAATGGAAAGCTGTGACAAAACGTACGTTCAACACTTAATAGAACAGGATGCAGCAGAAGTGATTTCTATTCTTGTTGAAAAAGAAGGAGCTCTTTATATTTGCGGAGACGGCAAAAGTATGGCTCCTGCCGTAGAAAGTACGTTGAAAAAGGCATATCAAGACATAAAACATAAAAGTGAAGAGGAAGCAGAGCGTTTTCTTCTCGATTTAGAAGAACAAGGCCGCTTCGCAAAGGATGTTTGGGCAGGATAA
- a CDS encoding YolD-like family protein translates to MILKALRKNRLLTINYYEDGLLQTCQGRVHNLNLLDQTLFLKDEKQNIFSIRLSGIQDIQ, encoded by the coding sequence ATGATTTTAAAAGCGCTACGAAAAAACCGGTTGCTTACAATTAATTATTATGAAGATGGGCTTCTGCAAACTTGTCAAGGGCGCGTTCATAATCTTAACCTCTTAGATCAAACTTTATTTCTGAAAGATGAAAAGCAAAATATTTTTTCGATTCGTTTATCAGGCATTCAAGATATACAATAA
- a CDS encoding helix-turn-helix transcriptional regulator: protein MPKSIQALCYWPLGSEEGSAHTLLALQKYGFLTLSSLLLIKDKKDFNIAINISQASPTDILTINKKDYNLSKRESNILDYLIKGSSTKEIANDLFLSPYTVQDHLKSIFLKTGVSTRKELVFKLFTRYTIS from the coding sequence TTGCCAAAGTCAATTCAAGCCCTCTGCTACTGGCCGCTAGGAAGTGAGGAAGGGTCAGCACATACGCTACTTGCTCTTCAAAAGTACGGATTTCTAACGCTTTCCTCTTTACTCTTAATAAAAGATAAAAAGGATTTCAACATAGCCATAAATATCTCTCAGGCCTCTCCAACAGATATTCTAACCATTAATAAAAAGGATTATAATTTATCAAAACGTGAAAGTAATATCCTAGATTATTTAATTAAAGGTTCTTCAACTAAAGAAATAGCGAATGATCTCTTTCTTTCTCCTTATACAGTGCAAGATCATTTAAAATCTATCTTTCTTAAAACAGGTGTATCTACACGAAAAGAGCTTGTTTTTAAGCTGTTTACACGCTATACAATTTCCTGA
- a CDS encoding class I SAM-dependent methyltransferase codes for MLRIAQQRTKKVGVNANFIHGEVEGITGKFTGATCMLVLHFLKEAEQEKLLKEISERLKSGDPLFVASIVGEKGSEFQWQMKAWKEYMLSNGIPIEEWLNFEKSIDNTIRLISSAKMKHLLNRSGFTEVTKFYKGFLVEGWVGVNG; via the coding sequence ATGCTTCGTATCGCCCAACAGCGCACTAAGAAAGTAGGGGTAAACGCCAATTTTATACATGGAGAGGTAGAAGGTATAACAGGGAAATTTACAGGTGCAACTTGCATGCTTGTACTTCACTTTTTGAAGGAAGCAGAACAAGAGAAGTTGCTAAAAGAAATAAGTGAGCGATTAAAAAGTGGAGATCCTCTTTTTGTAGCTTCTATTGTTGGTGAAAAGGGAAGCGAGTTTCAATGGCAAATGAAAGCATGGAAAGAATACATGCTTTCAAACGGAATTCCTATTGAAGAGTGGCTTAACTTTGAAAAATCAATCGATAATACCATTCGTCTTATTTCAAGTGCGAAAATGAAGCATCTTTTAAACAGATCAGGATTTACAGAAGTAACAAAGTTTTATAAAGGTTTTTTAGTAGAAGGATGGGTGGGGGTAAATGGATAA